In Benincasa hispida cultivar B227 chromosome 8, ASM972705v1, whole genome shotgun sequence, the sequence agttcttaaacaatgctggcttgcattgataaaatatgttaaattgcgtccaaaaagcattaagtttattatattgcggccgcatgcgttcatcgcataggaacagttgatttttgtgtttttatgcagaatatgcattgacgcaaggtggaaattgcaatcataggaaatcattggtcgagcgcaacattaccacaaggctttacgatgattgtgttcgcaaacatttttccaagaaggattgccgcaacttggtcggtgcaacatggtgggcgcatttgggtgaaaagcataattaatcatgatgggacagaaagctgatgacagtcgaatccgaactAAGTTGACAGCCAGTAACAaataagtacattcagctttttggtgacaaatattcggtgcatcggtcaggaattaaagtcgtcccatctgcgaaatcatgagagagaagccgcctttcaccctggaacttctataaataccagaggcatccttcagaaaaggggttaatcAGTTCACCAGTTTATGAATTTAAGAGCTCATctcgtctttgtccatagtttttcctttttaaagcggagcaagagaagagtaaagacgctggagatcgctcagggcaactcgagagagaaccttgaggcataGAAGCAGAGAGTGGACCGACTTTCGCGAGAGTAAggtgaacacgagtagaaaagcagtgtaaaagcctgggcaggAAGAGATTTCTAccaggccctttattctatacttgcattgttattttgtagttcatctttatatttatacaatggaagttcttattctacatctgttcattcTCTTAgaatgcatgagtagctaaactagtcgaataggttgagaagaactaagctaacatgacctaggaagttcattgcttgtgattgtcttgttttatgttgtgccaaatacccctttagagttgctcgagagagagtctaaagaaagaacctaatgactcgagagagctaggttagaatctggactcgagagagcaagattagaattgcataaacaagagatagggacttaaagataagttctgtttgtcaacctgcatcgcatgcatcctatagatgggaatgatattatatggtcaccttatttgtgtgtgtgtcattttgtcatcacataaataagaatagaagcttatgtataggtcctatagacttatcgcatatatcgcatgcgttctagccttagaagccgtggcattcgcaccgagaggtggcttactgttgtatgcatgttgcatgatcacataacatgaacgcatcctaggaagtaatagccgaaacttttctcaactcgttcaccgcatactcatcgcatttcccgtttaatcaactcttttcaaactccgccgcatttatttgtttttcatcaccgcaaacaacaacctcaacaactattgatttatttggttaccgaaAAAGTTTTCTAAgaattaccaacgcaacttgttttcacaagtctctgagttcgaccttggatttaccaggaaactcagtggagtttacacttggattccgctgaggaaacttgagtgctcaacgcaatttcaccatcgcatttcatccacatttccacatcagaaaataatgcatcactgtcgcatgagtgtagcatgatcgcatagcttgaacgtattctcaggaaacgctagctaaagaccttcttaacccgttcctctacatactcattgtatctttcgcataattaactcttttctcaaatttgccgcataaactttataccttaaacaacaaaccaaccaacactttgatttatttgttaccgcaaagtaatcaaaatttaccatcgcatactgtgttcttagtccctgtgttcgaccctgggcttaccaggcaactcagtaggatttatacttgggtcttactgAGAAAGCTTGCATGCACAAcacatattccaccatcgcattctacaccattatttcattgcAATAACAACACGcatcatatccatagtgtcaccaggataagacactcaaccttatccgtatactaccctttaggttatttcttgaacatgatccacatgtatgtcaactacatattgttcaagtttcATGTAGTAACCCTAGATTTTTACATTGTAATGGATAATTTATTATTGtacatttaataattaaattaaatactataTTGAATAGCTAATTAACTATGAGGCTTTAGtacctttcaaaaaaaaaaaaactatgaggCTTTAGGGCACAAATCCTAATACCttgtccatatactatagatcttttaagttattacttgaacatgatccacttgtatgtcaactacatactgttcaagtttcaTGAAAAACAACCTTGAATTTTGTTTATTCGATTGAGTTATgcaatattaaacaatattttattgataatcaaaattagtttatttacaaattacaaaccacgagttcgGGGCACAAAATCTAACACCACTAAATAGAGCTgcttttatagcatgctttagcatAGCTCCTTgcatttcctttattttataatcTTAATGGGATTTAAATGTTTACTTGTCTAAACACATGCCATAAGATCAATAGAGATTTATGATTTAAGGGTATTAGAAGCTTACTTTTGTAACAAATTATCATGTCGCAGTCCAGGCCTTCGTGGGGGAGGGGGGCATTTTTGTTGTTTCTTTATCATTTGAAGTCCAGATGCTCCGTTAAGCTCCTAATATTTCTACATTAATCTCGAACGGCCTATAACGCTCCAAAATGCATGTATTGCTTGAGTTCCTACACAAATATTTAAGCACATTAATTATTATCAACAAGTGAGTTAGAGGTAGTAAGATAGCTCAATTAGAGAGCTATAGGCTATCCACTTTTCCTGATTGGATAGCAAACAATTTTTCTATGTTGTAATTTGAAAGTCAAAAGAGTTGTAACTTAACCCAAAAACATCAAAGTAGTGCTTCTATCTTCAAGTGATGTTTCAGCAATAACAGTAATTACAGTTTGCTTATGAGTTTCCATTCGATAATGGTGGGAGAGTGattgatctttttttttatctaccTTGGCTCCAGCCATAGTTGAGACACTTGCACAAAATTGGTTACGTTTTAATGCTATCAACGTTGATCTTCAATTATACTCGGAGAAAGTTCTCTTATGGATGAAGGTTTATTAatctattttattcattattattatgattattatatattatcattattattagtGTTGTAAATTTCAAATCATATGTTTCAAGCCTAAAGGAAGTCAATAAGCTAAACGATGACTGAGGAATTGAACTTGCAGAGTTGCAGTAGAGACTGAAGAGTGAAGACGTACATGCACTATTGCACTATTGttatttgttattaaatttaatttgattttcaatctaTCATTCATTTCTTAACTTTTATCGTTAGAAtccaattagttaattaaattagtcaACGACATTTTGGTATTTCATGAATATTGAATATGGaaatgaacattggatgttggaaatttttatttaaagtttgttCTTGTTAAATAGTTGAATAATTTGaagttaaaacaaaaaataaacaaaaaataaattgaggATAATGtaccatataatataatgtatcaactaTAAAATAGGAAAGTAAAGagtaaaacaatgaaaaaaggattaaaaaaaaaaaaaaaaaaaagattgatgACGCGGCCCGTGGGATAGGAATACTGGAATTCTGGATACGAATAGTGGAATAGGtaggaaattttaaaattaatatatattaaacaaaaaaccCCGTAGGCGCAGCGCAAACCAACGCCAAACTGAATGAACCGTCAGGTGTGGCAGTTTGGACGTCACGATTTTTCATGGAAAGCCAATCGGCTAATTTTTGCGGTTCAGTTCCGATTTTGTACTAAAACCGAGCCAACCAACCTGCCTACATATATCCCTCTAGGTGCCCATCCTCTCGTGTACGTTTTATTTTAATCAAGTTGAGAGTTCATGAGGTTGATAGTCCAACTTGAAGGGGAGTATTACATGTATTGGTTAGTTAGTTATGTAATAGACAGTTCGGTTATTTATGTTGAGAGGTGTATTTTGCATTCATCGAGTAAGTGAATGATATCCAATTCCATTGTAGGTCTAGGGTTGTATtacaaataaattcaattttaaatttaacagatcaattgattttaaaaaaaaaaaaaaaattatcggTTATTTTTAAGGTACAAGAATTTATTAacgaatttaaataataaacttgtaatttaatccAAAAACATCAAGGTGGTGGGAGATCAAAATATgatcaaaaaaataattaagaaaaaagaaaaaaagaaaaaatatatatctaagggaaactaaaatatatatatatatagcatcAGCTCTGTGCCAGCCATATCTACTTGGCTACAAAACAAACCCAAACACCAGTTTGCAAATTGGAGTTAAGATCCTTCTGTAACCAATAATACAAATATCACTTCAAAACTTGAAACAAAAATTTCTATGTTTGGTCTCATATTAGGTTTATCTCTCCCACGAAAAAGCTTCCCTTTCATCACTGCTCTCTAGTACACATAATAATTGTACATACGAAAGCCACACCAAAACAAAGATGataatattgtttttaattaattaacataatatataaacaatGATAAATAACGTAGCTAAAAAGACCTGTGTTGGATGATATTGATGTTGTTGTGATTGTTGGTCCTTTGTCTTTTAATGCTGCCTGAAGACGTGTGGTCTTCACTACAAACCTTCTCCATCACGCTCTTTAGGGCTTCTTGAATGGAACTGATGCTGTATTGGTGTTGTTGCTGAGGCTGATCTTGTTCGTCGTTGGAGGAGTCGTCGTCGCCCGTGATGAACAATACGTTCCTTACGCGGCCGCCAAGCGTCGTGATCTCGGCTTTTAAAGTTCTCAGGTGGAGGGATTTTAGGGTTTTGATTATTTGTGGCAAAAGATCAGACCTATCCTCGCAACAAAACGAGGCTTTGATCACAAACTTCCCATCCTCGTCCGATGCATCGACGTCCACCGACAGCTCATCGAGCTCGGTTGGCAGTAGACTTACATCCGCTATCAACGTCGTCTGTCGTTTCAGCTCCTTCACGTGTTGGATTACTTCCGCTAGCAATGATGCCTTGTCCGTCTGCAAAAACAAATTCAACGTAAAATGTTATCTTAAACGTTGGATTACTAGTTAAGGCAGTAGTTTATAGAATTAATTGAATAGAAGTGAATAGAAACTTACTTTAGTGGTGTTTGGGAGCAAGCTTCGTAACTTAGCAAGATGATTATTgattctctctcttcttcttctctcagcTTCACTATGGCTTTTAGAGGCAGCAAGTGCTTTAGCGTCCATTATTTCTTGAGCGGTCATCTTGGACAGCTCAAATGGGGCACAACCCACATTATCATAATGAGGGAAGTGCAAAGATGAAGCATTTCTTCTGTTGAAGAAGCTGCCGTAGGAAGTTGGTGGTGGCGGCGGCAAGATAAAGGAGTCGTGGTGGTCTAGGATCGTCGGATTAGAAAAGGGGTTGAAGGCGTGGACTTGATGGCCGGGAAACATCAAGGGAGAAACTTCAGGATTAAAGATCAGGCCTCCTCCAAAAAGGTCGCCGTTTTGTTGCATCATTTGGAATTGTTGCATTAGAATCTGCTCTTCAAAACACTCTCCTTCCTCCTTCATAATGTAATATCCAGCACTCTAAGCTAAGAGGTTGCCTTGTGGATGGAGAGAATCGGATAGGGTTTGTGTTTGTTTGGGTTTGTGTTGGATTTCTACTTTtgggtttctttttcttccttctttccaCCACTCTAAATATATAGACTTTGTTGTGTAGTGGTATCCATATACCcatctctttccttttttcttacgccattcttttctttgtccacTTCTCTTTGTTTACACCCAAAAAGTCCTCTAAATATGTGTGTCCCACATTAATTAACATTCCTTGTTATATaattctctctcctctctcttgTGTTGTTATTATACaccaatttaacttttttttaaaaaaaaaacaaaaacaaaaatccaaCTGTTATCAAATGGATCTCAAATACAAGTTTTATTTTGAAGTTAATTAGTATCCATTCTGATCTTGAAGTTAATATCTAATAGATTCCCTTTCAACTTTGTGTCCAATAAGATCTTATTTTtgtagaaaattaaaatttaaatctaaatacATTAGATTTACCTAATTTGGTTAGTGATCTAAagatatatatgaaaatagtaatgaatttcttattttcatTAGATGTGAATACGTTTGGTTATGATCAATAAATTATACTCTCTTCCACTTGAAGTTAGAGATTCAATCTCTCATTCAACCCATATTTGTACACCCTCACGAGCCAAGAATCAAGTAAACAGAGATGTGAGCTTTTAAATAGGACAGTTGCATATAGGATAATCTAccataaaataataacaaatctAGCACAATTGGAAACTTTTTTGTAAATATGACACTATTTTAACTTCTATCAATACTTCTCGCTGACTGAAGTTTGTCATTAATAGAcctattagtgataaaaattTATCACTAATGAATATATCTTATAAGGGCTCTAAGCCATAGAGTTATCACTAATTAAGGTTATCAGTGATAGGTGTCGATTATTGATTGTTTACATGGTCATTTGctattatatatttgtttatgGTATATCATATCAATAGACTATAAATGTGatatataaaaatcatattattgTACTTCATTTAAGTGTTTTCTTTTAGATTTACTGTGGATATACattaccaataaaatataaatactatatcaatgatatacaacttttatttcttcaattttgattatttacaaGCTCATTTGTTATTAAGTATAGAATTTAAAATTGTATATTAGTGatatttgaaatttctttctatcACTTAATTTTTTGATGTTCATGAGTTTTGATCCTTATTAGTGATATTTGTATGCTCATTTATACATCATCAAGAAGTCTACACATGTGAAAATCAATGTATTATCAGTTGTAAAATAAATTCTAGACAAAGGACTTAAATTGATTAACTTATAAGATTTTAGGATTTTAATTCATACCATTATTAGCTTtagattttaagattttaaGTCCTCAATTATAAGAGGTAAAATTTGACTTTCTCCTAATAAAACAAGGTATCAAATTTGCTCTTGATCAATTTTGGCAGTAGTGCTTCccattataaattaatattaagcAATTAAGCTCAAAGACCACGACTAAGAAAATTGTGATTCGAACCTCCCA encodes:
- the LOC120083237 gene encoding transcription factor bHLH30-like, which encodes MKEEGECFEEQILMQQFQMMQQNGDLFGGGLIFNPEVSPLMFPGHQVHAFNPFSNPTILDHHDSFILPPPPPTSYGSFFNRRNASSLHFPHYDNVGCAPFELSKMTAQEIMDAKALAASKSHSEAERRRRERINNHLAKLRSLLPNTTKTDKASLLAEVIQHVKELKRQTTLIADVSLLPTELDELSVDVDASDEDGKFVIKASFCCEDRSDLLPQIIKTLKSLHLRTLKAEITTLGGRVRNVLFITGDDDSSNDEQDQPQQQHQYSISSIQEALKSVMEKVCSEDHTSSGSIKRQRTNNHNNINIIQHRSF